The DNA window TGGACTTGTTTCACAGCCCTAAGAAGCTGGATGACACTAGCAGTCCTGACTTGCACCTAAAATTCAATCTTCCATCTTCTTGGAAAGGCTTTTTTCTCAAGTTTGTTCACAGAACTGTTAGCCAAATGCAGCAATTTTTCAGCCTCACCCCTTTCCCCGACCTCTTACCTTCTTAGACTGAgatcattaaaaacagtttattaatATTACTACCCAGTTAGTAAGGTCCCAGGGACAACTGAATGTGTCATAGGAGCACAGTGTGTGCCTTTTGCCATAGCTTAGTCAGCGCCTTGGTTTCACCCTTATGTTTCACCTGAATGCACCTTTCTCTCTTAACAAGCTCTAAAAAGCCACGCATGATGCCTTTGTGACAAGTCTGATTATGGGATATGTGGGCAGCAACTTTGCTGACTTCTAAAGGTTTTGTTTACTCTTTGTTTTAACCAGAGCTTGTCTGGAAAAGCACAAAGGCCAAAGAGTCTTCAATTAGGAGACAGCAAACTGACTTTGCTTCAGAGTTCTTCACTCCAGCAGTCGTCGCCTCTCAGCCCACCGCCCATCACTCCCAAAACGCCAAGAACCCACAGTAAGTTGTGTCATGCAGCAACTGAGTAGCAGGAGTTAGGATAAATTTGCTGAGGTAACCTCactggggaggcagggaaagagGTACTGCTCTGAAGTATGCAGAAAGTGACTCTGGGCTATTAATGTTTGTAGGAATTTTTGTTTGATAACAGTATTTGGCAGTGTTATCAAAGGCACTGTGATTATACATGTGACTTAGATATCACTTAGTAAATCAAATGAGTTTCAGAGAACATTATCTgtgtttttcaatttctttcttctgtgttttctcctgTATTGACTTGTGGAGAGGAATACTAAATCTCAAGGTGAACACGGTGTGCAGTTAATGTAGGTGCTcggttgtttttttatttgtttgtttttaaagaagagtcAGTCTTCTGCCAAATCAAGTGAGATGGCACATACTAGGAATACCTCCAGTGAATTCACTAGTGGAAACTGCATCAGCCCTACATGGTAGTTAGGTTTGGTTTCTGAAGAGGCCTCTGGCTAAATTTTCTGGGCAAGCCTTGCAGGATTGTTAAAAATTTTAGAAGGAGCTACTGCTCTGCAGCTTGGAAATTCAGCTAATAAATGTTACACCCGAAGGAGAAGGAATTTATCTTGAAGAATTAGTGAAGTGAGTAGTTTGTAGTTGCCTCACATACATATCCCCTAGTATCTGTAGTTAATTCTGAAGCAACGTGTGACCAAGGTAAGAATGCAACTGTAGTCTCACAATTGATGGCTTCCTTTCTAGTCGAGCTGTTATGTTTCTCAGCCTTACTGAATGTGAAGTCTCACTCTTTTACTTAGCAAGCGGTTTTAATTATCATTAGTAGCAGGACAGCTTCCCAGGAATTATTCTGAAGTTTGGGTACTTATCTGCTCCATCAACTGGAGTTAAAATCAAAGTGAATTCTCAGGTTGAGGCCCTGGCTGAAAGGAAATCCCAGGGAACATTGCAGATGTGATAATGGATTCAATTCTCTCTTCTCTCAGGCATGCATTTTTCACATAAGCTTAGATTCATTTGTTGAAGGTAGAACTCTTCTGGGCATTTGGAACTTAAGGGAGATAAAACTGTGACTCTGGTTTGACATATCTGTGCAGGTTTTGCTGCTAAAACAGATCTAAAGTGCAAGATATTTAATGATTCTCCCTTGAAGTCATACATGGTCAATTCCTTTTCCCActccttttccatctgctttcaTGTCTTCTCTTACTGGTTTTGCTTCTAGGTTTTCCCTCGTTGCAAGCTGATGGATTGTCAACTGCTAGCTTGCAGAGTACCCCTCCTCCACCTCCGCCTAAAAACAAACCCTACGAGAATAGCAACCCGAGGAATTCTGTGGAGGTAAGGAAATGAGAGCTGACATTTTTCTGGAAACCAACATTCGAGCAGGACACCGCTGGAATTTTCCAAGCTGCTTGTAGGGTGGTGCTGCTTGAAACTTGTCTAATCATTTTACTGGTTCCCTCCCTGAAACCACAAAAGAATaagaagatttttgttttgagagagGGCTATCAAGTGCAGTCCCTTTTTCAAGTGGAGGTTGTGATGTCCTTGGTTAGGCaaacttggggggggggtgggacaCAGGGAAGtatattgaaaacaaacatgcacaGTGATTGAAAAGGTTCAAAAACATGGTCAACATGTAAAATAGTACAGTAACCTGatcctgaaaaagagaagtttacacattttcagaaatgtttgtcttgttttgaatCCTTAGCTCAgaagaatataatttttcaaagtatttatcATTACTCACTTAAAAGTTAGCCCGTATTACATCACCATCTTGGccataatctttttttcttaatttcatgaAGTTGATTGCCTTCTAGGAACATCATATTGACACTTTTCATGCTGTATCGCTAATGCTGCTCTTCCCCTACAGTATCTCAAATGACTTGTGGGTACTTAATGTGCAAATGCCCTGGTGGTTATGTCAGAATCATTTCATGTGCCACTAAAATGTAGGTGATTCTAATGTGACACTGTCGTTGCTTACCATTGTGCAGCATCAGAAAACATCCTTTTGGAACTGTCAAGAGAATGTCTTCCACCGTGCAATTTACAGAGGGGATTTATGGAGTACCTTAGTAAAAGAGCTGGAATTTTACCAAAAATACTGAATGATCACACTTCACAAAAGATGTTAACTCTGACAGCACAGAAAGACAACACAGCAGTTGATTATTTACTTCAATAAGAGAGAAATGACAATGGCATGAATTCCTGAAACATGGGATAAATTGGAGGTTTTCTACTCAGGCCTTCACTTGGTCTGAATTAACTGTTCTTCTGAGAAGGGGCAGTATAGCTGATGTAGGTGGTGTGGCTGGAGGAAATATGCCAGCCCTAGAGATGCTGTGGGAGTCGCTGGTTCAAGAGGATTAATAAAAAAGCCTTCCCTTGAGTCTTGTAAGAAAACTAATTACTAACATGCTCTGGCTTGTAACATTGACCCTGGCTTACAGCCAAATGGAACGGATTCAAAGGCCCGTAAAGAGAGGTTGTAAAAGTACTTTCTGAAGGGTTTTgctacttttgttgttgttgtaaagTTGAGTCTGTCCTCCTTTAGTTAAAATAGTCAGGAAATCTTGGCAGTTTCAGCTAAGCAAGAGGTAAGCCACATAAGCTTCTTGTTCACCTGGCCTTTCACTTTTCATTAGTTTATAGGATGCCccttaaaacaagcaaagggACAACTTGAAAGGACCTACTGGTGCAGTTTTCTGCAAGAACAACAAACACTCTACAATCCCCTGCGTTAGGCAGGAAGGCTGTGACTTGTTTTAGcagaatttttgctttgttgcCATTTTATGGAATTAGTTCCACCATTCTGATTTGGAAGCGTTTTACGTGGTGCAACTCACTGAGCCAGCAAGATAAAAATAGTTGAATTTTGAAACCATGAGAGAAGTGggtttatttccattttactgGTAAATCTGGGACTGGGCAAGTGACTTCCTGGCTCAGTCAGGCTGCAGGTCAGAAGCAGCTAAAGCATGTCTGCAACCAAAGATGATTCTACCAACTAAAAAATACCTGTTTCTGTTACATCGGAGTCCTTGTTTGCCCCTCTCATTGATTGCATGGAGCACTGAGAGGATGAATTCAAAGATGTTGTCCTGAAAGAAGAATTAAGAAGTATACgaacttttgcatttcttctgtttgatcaggcaaaatgtttttgttttatcttctcAGGCTGCTCCACCGCTACCCAACAGACGTGAAGCCAagcctccccctcctcctccaaaaACCAGAAAATCCAGCGTTGTCTCTTCAGAGCAAGGATTGCAGTGAGGATTGTTACTTGCTTGGCTCACAGCAAGTGCCTAGAGTGAAAtggctgctttcttttcaccGACATGCTGGGCCTTTCCGACCCTAAAGACCTAGTGATCTCACTTGCCATTCCAGTCACGTCCCTTGGAGTTCTTCCTGGGAAATACCAAAAGGAACTTAGTTGTAACTATTCCTAACCTCTGGTTTACCTTTCAAATCATGAGACACTAATCACATGTGGGAAGAAGTCAGCCTACTGGAACTCCTGTTTGTCTTAGTCTTGTCTGTCCTGGACTCAGTCACTGATGCAATTTCAGCAGCTCATTCCTAGCGTAAACCTGTCCTTGTAGTGATTTGCACCAGTGCTTGAACCAAGGTAAGCCACACCAGTATGAGATACattctgcagtattttcatATAGGTTCGTTACAGCTTTGTGGCTGTACTAGTGCACCGATCCCTCCTTTTGCCCCTGTAGCATAGCCAAGCCCTGCTTTGCATGAAGCGAGACGATCACAGCCGTGCCTAAGCTGTGAAATGTCTGCTCCTGAGATGTCAGGTGCTGGCGTATGATATGTAGTCTCCTAAGATTCTTGATTGCAGGCAGAGACCTGAGCATTgttagcagaaaaagaaacctctTTTCTGCTAGTCGTCATAGGTATTTAAGATGAAGTGCAGACATTCTGCCTTACGCCACCTCTGCTCAAGTAGTGGCAGTCACTCAATCCCAGTGGAGAGTTTAGGTTCACCAGTTCTTTGTCGTAGTTTCGCTGTTGATTCTGGTTTTGACACTACAGAGCAGTCGATATTCCTTCCTTTGTGATGTTACTACTTTATTTTGCGTCTGGGACTTGGTACAATATCTaatctttgtgcttttttaatagggtgtaaaaagttatttttctcctgtgaatGTCTTAGAGTGGATAGAAGTTCCATCGATACCATTACTGTATTGATAGCAGCAACCTGGAGAGGATGGAGTGGGTAAAACTGGTCACCTGGACCTCAGAAACAAAGTTTGATAGTTAATGTAGCCTCTACTTTGGCTGGCCAATTCCACGTAAATAATTCTCATCTCCCCCCTGGTTTGTGGCAGTACTTGCACTTTGTTTTGTAGCCTCCCTTGATCTAAGTTGCTAACAGCCACTGGGCTTTAAGGAGCCATTTAGATCTGGGATGCATGTGGAAGACTTGACACTTACCCACCAAGTTTCCTGTTGCTTGGATtactccagctctgcagcttttatttccttggaGGATGGgataataatattatttataagTATTTTGTTAatctgtttagttttttttttcttttagttatttattCCCTGCTGTCTCAGAATGTTAGCATCagtctttctgttttatttattctagagaaaaaaatgacatgatCTTgggttttaatgtttttaaattcatgCGATTCATGCAGAAAAAGGCTGTTGCACACAGTTAGAACACCCTGTCCTCACAGTTTACATAGTGACCAAACATAGAACACAAATACCATTGTTATTTATGGACCAGATGGGCCTTAGACTCATTCATCATTCCTCTGTGCCTGAGCTGCCACCAGAAgattgctgtttaaaaaaaacgCAACAAAATACTCCATAGTATTAGCGTTGGCAGTTGCATTTTGCACCTTGCAGGGCTGCTGGTCTCTGAGCCTGGGCAGCACCATGATGTTAGATCGGCTGCTCCCCTGGGGTGGGGAACTTGCTCTTCTGCATCAGGCTTTACAGGGAGTTTGTACAACACTTAGgccagaagaaaattcagtttgaaattgtcttgcaaaatgtatttctacTCTGTTCTACTATTAAATAATCTAGATCACTCCAGAAATAGTTTTCGCTTTGTGGAGGTGGACTTTCCTAAACTCCCTGTTCCAGAAGTAATGCATTGTGGAGAActtccctgttttcttctcaagCTACGTAGTTGTAACTTCCATGTATATCCCCCCAAAGTTGCTACTGCCAGTTGGTGCCACATTTACCAGCAGCTGCAAAGTCCCTCAGGTTTGGTTTCTCTTGGTTTGTAAGAATTGTTCTCTTCTGTCACATTCAGACGGGACATTTTGCCGTGCTGTTCTGCCTGTGTGACTGGCCTATTTATACACGTAGCTTCCATAGTGGCTGTtattttcactgatgttttctagggaagggaaaaaatcgCTCATTGTTATTGTTCCCTTTCACTGTGAATCTCAGGAAACGGGAGTTTGCCTGCAAAGTTTAGATCCAAACTGTTTCAGAACCTAGAAGTTTCTTAGTGCTCATCATAAAGAGGGACCAGCTGAAGTTTGTTTGAACTTAGATAAAATTTTAGATATTTGGTTGCCACTTGTGGCTTATTCCTTTATCATCATGTTGATGAAGATTCTTCTGTGTGCTCTTTCTTCCAGGAAATAATTTCGCTCAGCTATAACTGTCGTTTAGCTTCTGATTATCTGGCATAATTCATGGAGAGGTGTTAAAAACCCTGCTGAGGATGTTGCTCACAACAGTAAATATACagttgtttggtttgggtttctttttgcaGGCCACTGCACCACTATTCTGCTCATATGACTTAATGAGTTTCATCACGTTAGTGAAAACTTATTTGAGAAAGGCTTTAATTAGACTTAAAGtctttttcagaggaaaacaaaatcgTGCTCTTAGAAGTTCCTTGGGCTTCTGTGTGACTCCAGTTAAAGAAACCTGCAgaagttgcatttattttgctgcctgacaacttatttatttattttttttctgtctgcttttattttgctggctCTCTAGGCAGATTGCATTCATTAAAGGATCATATCAGATTCACATCACAGAGCAGGATGGAGACATTTTGGAAGCTGCACTGCAGTCACAGTCGTGCTTGCTGTAGCTCACATGCGATTGTCTTCGGGGTTGTCACCTTCTCTTGGGAAATCTTTGAAACCTTTCTGGACATCTTGGCTGTGTTTCACCGCCTCTCTGGTGCATTGTAGGACTTGTCCAAGAACATAATGTGGAGCTGACATAGACACTGCTTGACTTGAAAGCCACAGGGTTTTCTCGTCTTTGGCTTTTTTGGtccacttcttcctcttcatgtAACTActgtcttccttctgctgctctcGCACATGTAAACTAAAGGATCCTCTGAAACTCTTTACTTGAAGGAGaacttttctgtcttcagtgaGAACTTTGCTTAAGGCAGAGCAGTAGGATGTGGTGTGAATTGTAGAAACCTGAAGCTCTCCATCAGCTCCTTGGCCACATACACACATCCATGTATACATTAACAGCACCTATTGTTAATTCAGTGCCTTGCCCCATCGTGCATCTGCCTGTTGCCTCATTCCTCggtgcttttccttttcagaggaGGCTTGCTTTTAACTCCTTTGGTAagtcagcagaaacaaaagaaactgcagGAATCTCAGCTAATGGTTTGTCTGtagggggaaaacaaaatagatagGAGGTTTGGGTATTTTAGTTCCAAGTGACTTCTGAGTCTTGCTTCCCTGCCTTTCTGATCTGCTTTACTAACTTGCAGGTGCACCTTGTGCATTCACCAGGTATTTTCCTGGAGGATGGAACCGGTCCGTGCAAAAAGACTTTTCCCCCCTTGGATCATGCATCTGTCAGTCATTGGGAACACAGTCCTGTCTTTCATGTGTGCTGGTCCTAGGTGCTGGTAGCTGAGCTAGCCCTAAATGCCCAAGTCGTCTGCCTCACTTCGCAGGTTCCTTGACTTTTTTTGGTCTGCTGTCTGCACAGCTGAGGCCTTTCTTCTTGCCACCTCTGTTGCCTGGCCGGTTGGAGATGGTTGTAGCTGAGACATCACCCTTACTGCAAGGAAAGGAACAGCTGATGCCTAAAGACAACAGGGCAAGGAGATCTCCATTGCCAAAACGTTTGGGGCATTTTCATTGGCAGATTTTCCATGCCAAGTGTTTAAAGttgaacaattatttttttctttgttagcattatttttgttctaaGAGCCTGTTTGAAGTGCTGTAAactcttccctcttcttcttGCTTTTGGGCAACCTAACTCACAGGTTCAGTTTTCTTAAGTATTACTGACTGGGAGGTTTGAAGAGTTGCATTGTTAGCTGATACAAGTCAGCATCGTTTCCTTGGAGGTACAAGATGGGATTTCTGTACTGTGCCTAAGTGACTTAGGGCTTCACACCAATTTTGGAAAAAAGTATCATCTTCAAgtgtcagatttttaaaagcaattggGCTTTAAAGTGTGTGAAAAAGCATGGGGCCTGACTGATTTTAATTAAGTGGAATTTAGTGCCCAAACTCTTGTGAGAAACCCCACTAgacctctgatttttttttgacttaagTTCTGAGATCTAATTTTCAGAGACAATTTAAGGTcttgctgcttcattttcagaatgagaATCATCTTTCCGTGTTTCTTAGatgattttgtaaatattaacCAACGTTTTTTAACCTGTAGGACTGAAAATGGGAGTAGGGGAACAATCCATAATGGTGTCTTCTTTGCATGCCAGAactgaaagcaagcagcagcatttctacTGAGTTCatagttctgaaaaaaacaaatctcaaaGTTAAACATCCAGTctgcagagaagacaaaatCTTAATCCCATTTCATAGCCATGCTGTTCAAAGCTAATGTTAAATTTCAAGTcttagaggatttttttttctctttggagaaATATGCTCAACACTTGTTTTCTggagcttttaattaaaatttgtcATGCTGTgataaattcctttaaaaatgttacaggCTCTAATCCATAtcaggggaagagagaaacagacagttttccatttcagtggaTTAGTGGATTAGGAAAGGACACCGATTCCAGTGAGGACAGCTCTGTGATCTGCAGTGGCAGAAATACCATGATATGTATGTAGCAGTTGTTGAGAACCTTCACACTGTGCAGCCTGGCGTACGTTCCACGATGAACAGTGAGTTAGACTTGTAGTAATAATGGCTCAGATTTTctctccttatttatttttataattgtaaatggaaataataagTTTAAGATGTCTGTAGCTTAactgtaatcttttttttttaatgtaaaaacatTCCCGACCATTACTGCTACCCCTTTTTCAATTCCTTAATTAAAAATCTTGTATTTACTGTTGCAGACTGTTATCTAGTGGACCAGGGTGAGCTTTTCCTAAGactatcagaaagaaaaaatacacaaataaatgtGATTCGGTTATTGCATGGTAGGAGGTGGGCTTTTTGAAAGCACATGAGGTTCACTTAATTCTGCTCCTATTAACATTCTTCCTAATCTTCAGAGTGTATCACAGTGTATATTTAAGTGATTATGATGTAAAAAGatcccagctggagcagagctaaGTTCTAGTGTGTGCTCTGCCCCCAGTAGATAAATAAAACCAGGTCATGTTAATGTCTGTGCCTGCCCAGCACAGTCCTCGAGGGGTACAGCGTGAAAATCAAGCGTGGAAAGCACCTTTAGGGCATTGTGTGTGCACCATGGCAAGTCCGCAAAGGAGTCACGGCTGTTGGGAAATAGAGAAGCTTAACAAAAGTGAACATCTGGTTGTGCAGCCTTGGTCTGAGCTGGTTTAAGGCTGTCACTGAACTCACGGGACATGCCTGACTGCACACGTTGGACCTGCGTTTTGGAAGAACAGCCTGCAGTTTGTGTGTGTACACCGAGGTGCGCAAGtcctcagcagctctgaaattCAGCCCCAACGTGCCTGGTGTTCATTGATGTAGTCGATCACTGTTGGTATTACAGGGGTTTAATAACATGATAAACTGCAGGACATGTTTGTCTGGAATTCAGGAGAATGTGGATGTTGTGTAACGTGTTTTTGTGAGTGCTTTGAGATGCTGGGTGTAATGGTTCAGTCACAAAACCCACCTCTACAGACTGCAAATACgtgttttttccctcctttttaaTCCTCTGCAGTTGAATCagcaaaaaaatacagcttttaagCTGGCTCTGGACAAAGAGCAGGAGCCAAGCTTCGGAAAGGGAGTCTGCATCTCTTTGGGTAAATGGCGCGTGATTCACTAAGTCTGTAAAGCAAGGTGTAtaaattcttgtgtttttttaaatgtattaactGTTGTAAAGTTTGTAAATacctttttaatataaatgtagTTTTTATGAGTGAaccagtaaaaaagaaaaaggcatatAAAAGTGTTTCACGTGTGGCCTACTGACGTGTGAGTGGAATTGCATTCCAACAGtaaatttattcttaatttttaatgttgtatTGCTGTTGTATCCGGAGACGGGGGAGATCAGACAGTGCCCTTGCCCAGGCATTGTCCATGTGCGTGAAACAAAAGCTGTTGTGTCCAAGTTTTAATTGCAGAAAAAGCCAACCCTATGGTGCTGATTCCCCACCACTGGACTAGAATGTGTTCTCTTTTAAGCTGGTAATCTATACAACAACATCTTCCACTTAAATACAACTTCACAGAATTTATTCACATCATGAAATCTAATCCATTTTAGGAGGAATTGGTTTTAACGttgctttgaaattttattCTGGGTCTGATGTTCCTTTGGCTTTGTGGGTTTAAATCTTCTTTCGTCTGGCTTCTCCTTCGATCAGACTTGCCTGTAAGCACACACATACGCcagttttaaagagaagaaagaacttTGATGGTGGAATTTTAAAGCCTAGTCAGATGCTAACATATTCATAGTGTGGTTTGCATTGGAAGGATTAGAATGACATAAATCTGACCCGACATGATCTCTCCGCCACCTGCCCGGGGATCTGATCAGACAGTATAATGTAACTGACACTCATAATAGCCCTTTTCATCCCAAAGTCCATGACCAACTTTACATCTGTTAATGGGCCCaccactgcagcagctcttggAGTGCAACCCGACAGCTGTTGAACACTACATTTTGACAGAAGTTtaggaaaagcagcataaacTTACAAAAGCATCAGTATGTGAAATGTCCGTGAGCTTAAGCAGTTGGCCAAGACACCAGAGGCAAGAAAGCTCTGCTTACAAAAGTGTTACAAGATGGGACAGTTGCCCTGTTAACCTTTCTCTCTGTACCTTGGTACTGTTAGAATGGCATGTGCTGTGCCACACCCTGCTGGATCTGGCCTCCTacttgaatatttatttatgttgttaCCTCTGAGTTGAAAGCCTGAAGTGTTTTGGATCAACATGCTGAATGagttactgttttttgttttcccttttgtatCTTAGCTAGGTGTATCTTTGTTTGCGCTCAGTACCAGCTGCTCCAGGAAATGATGAAGGTAACTTGAAAAGTTTTTTCCATGGGGTGGGCCGTTTCCTGACACCTCCCCTCGCATTGCGTAATATTCCTGTATCAACTCCAGGAATGTGTTACGTTGGAAAACCTGCATCTGGAAAAGttctaatttgttttcaaagtcattAAGCAGCGAGAAGTAAGGCCACATAGCTCAGGCTATGTTACAGGAACAGTACGCAAAGTAACCGCTAGATGCAGAGGCCTAAAAGTTTTTTGCACATATTGTGTAAGATTACCAGCAGTTTCCAAGCAAACCTCAGAATTTGACTGCAAAGGAAGGCCAAGTTTCCCTCAGTGAGCAAAAAGCATCAAAGAACTCATTTCATATATCCTGATAATTTTTCTGCTATCTGTCCATGCCTAATATAGTCTTTtgcaggccaaaaaaaaaaagtataaacatACTAAGTTAGTGTTGGCTCTTCGTACTGAAAGTAGTGCTATTGGAAGCCAGAGTCACAGGCATAGATCCCATTTTATGTTCTGTACAAGTAGGATTAATGATGACCTAAAAGAAACCCTGGAATTTAGGAGATTTCTGCGTGAGAAGCGAACAGAAGTTGGACTGACCTGTCTGCATTGCTGTTACTGAGTTTCTGAGCGATTCAGACCAGCTTCCTCAGTGAAAGGCAAGAGTATGTAGTTGAATTTTTTGgtctttgattaaaaaatgaagtagagaTTGAGTGTTTCAACTTCTAGGACAACTCAGAGGCGTTTCCCAGAAAGTGGTGGCCATCTGGCCTGACCAAGGTGTTGCTGTATGATTTGAAGAGCATGGTTTTGCTTGAGAGCAGTCTTTCTGTGGCAGCTAGTGTCTGTGTGAAGTCTCTGCTGTCACTGCATTAGAGCATCtcatggaaaatacattttccagtcTGGGGACCTTGGGAGCAGCAGCTTCCATATGGCTCCATCCTTCAGCTGGCAAAGTGCACCCCTGAAGTTAAGCATCTGCGAATGCTGCATAGATTTGTATTAAGGTAGATAGaatgtgtctttgtttttttttttatttagtgagTAACACACTGCTACAATGGGAGCATCAAGAATAACGTAGTCATGTTCCAGGACTGTAAATTGGAGGTACTTGAGAACGATGCAGATAATGAGGGTGCAGCCAGTATCACCATATGCAAACTAAGCTGACATGCCTCTTCTTTCATCACTCCTACCCCACCCTTGCCCTGTGTTTTCCCAGCCTGGACTAGCCCCCTGTATTCCACggtgataaaagaaaaaacatgttacTTACCATGGCTTCCTTCAGATCACTAAATCTGGGATGCTGATATGAGCCAGGGCATTCCGTCTTCTGCACTTCCCCTAATTTTTCCATGTCATTTGCAATCTGAATTGGGAACGGACACAGCCTTCATGAGAAGAGATTTCTCCTCTAAGGCAGCCATGCCCTAGTTGCAGATAATGACGAAACTGTTCCACTGCACAATTTAAATTCTCCCTTTCCCTAGGTGCTGTGCTTGTGCTATAGCAAACTTTAAATCAGAATGTTAAAACTGCAGTTACAAGAGCCTACACATGAAATATTAGAAAGCATGGGAAAAGCATCAGTGGACAGAACTTTTCACATCTGCTTTGTGGTTTGAATCCTTCATTTAAGTGCTTGCCATCTAATCCCACAACAGCTGCCCGTTGCCACATTCTCACTGAAGTGGATGAAAGTTGTCATAAAGCAGCTGATCAGAATATTGGCTGAATCTAGGGACGGGATGAGATCAGGTTTAACCTGGAAGTCAAACTTCAGTCTCTGCATTTGAGCGGACTGCCCAAGCTTTGTGTCTGCAGTAGACAATACTGTTCTTTATGCAGGGCTGTCAGATGTTGTCTTACCCTTATGCTACATCACGGTCAGCTCTCCAATTACTTCTTTAAGAAGTCtgtttatgtatgtgtgtttatataatGTATACATGTGGAGAGAGAGACACACAGTAATGCCTGAGCCACCTCTGATACCATCCCATGGCTTTTTTGCTTGCATCTGGTTCAGGTGAGGGATCCCAGCAAAACCAACAGAATTGGTTTACAATCCTGAACCCACCTCTTGAAATGATTCTCCCATATTGTCCACgttcctttttcctcctggttGCAGGCCATAAGACCAGTGCTGAGCCAAGCAGATTTCCACAGACACAGTAAACAGGAGGATACCAACAAAGGCCTTCCTGGACTTCTCCAttctgtgagagaaaaaaacatctttttgatCATAATGTCATTTAAAGCTCAATTTTTATCTTACAGAATCATGGAAACGTTACATTTTGGGAGTGAATCTTCAGTTCTGATCCCCTACACCCCAGTGGCACTGTGCC is part of the Cygnus atratus isolate AKBS03 ecotype Queensland, Australia chromosome 27, CAtr_DNAZoo_HiC_assembly, whole genome shotgun sequence genome and encodes:
- the GNRH1 gene encoding progonadoliberin-1, whose amino-acid sequence is MEKSRKAFVGILLFTVSVEICLAQHWSYGLQPGGKRNVDNMGESFQEIANDMEKLGEVQKTECPGSYQHPRFSDLKEAMASLIEGEARRKKI